Proteins encoded by one window of Streptomyces sp. NBC_01571:
- a CDS encoding long-chain fatty acid--CoA ligase, whose protein sequence is MSDTQTLIENRPPSVAALFLERVAATPDAEAYRYPVPAVPGAPASSERAGAPAGQGADDWKSLSWAQAAERVFAISAGLIELGVQPEQRVALASSTRVEWILADLGIMCAGAATTTIYPQTNAGESAFILSDSGSRVLIAEDAAQLAKVREKRAELPELTHVVVIDPAGVETGDDVLSLAELETRGAAYLEKNPELIEERVGAITADQLATLIYTSGTTGRPKGVRLPHDNWAYMAKAIASTGLLGPDDVQYLWLPLAHVFGKVLTSGQIEVGHVTAVDGRVDKIIENLPVVQPTYMAAVPRIFEKVYNGVAAKARAGGGAKYKIFQWAAEVSREYAKAGQDNFRRTGIASVPFALAAKHKVADALVFSKIREAFGGRLRACVSGSAALAPEIGYFFAGAGIHILEGYGLTESSAASFVNPGEAYRTGTVGKPLPGTEVRIADDGEILLRGPGIMEGYHGLPEKTAEVLEADGWFHTGDIGELSPDGYLRITDRKKDLIKTSGGKYIAPAEVEGQFKAVCPYVSNILVHGADRNFCTALIALDEPSILEWAKDNGLEGRSYADVVAAPVTVELIEGYVKELNSGLQRWQTIKKFRLLPRDLDVEHGEITPSLKLKRPVVEREYKGLIEEMYAGTREA, encoded by the coding sequence GTGAGCGACACACAGACCCTGATCGAGAACCGTCCGCCGTCCGTGGCGGCCCTCTTCCTGGAGCGCGTGGCGGCCACGCCGGACGCCGAGGCCTACCGCTACCCCGTGCCGGCCGTCCCCGGGGCCCCGGCCTCGTCCGAGCGGGCAGGTGCCCCCGCCGGTCAGGGTGCGGACGACTGGAAGTCGCTGAGCTGGGCGCAGGCCGCCGAGCGGGTCTTCGCCATCTCGGCCGGACTGATCGAACTGGGTGTGCAGCCGGAGCAGCGCGTCGCGCTCGCCTCCTCCACGCGGGTCGAGTGGATCCTCGCCGACCTCGGCATCATGTGCGCGGGCGCGGCCACTACGACGATCTACCCGCAGACGAACGCCGGGGAGTCCGCGTTCATCCTCTCCGACTCGGGCAGCCGGGTCCTGATCGCCGAGGACGCGGCCCAGCTGGCCAAGGTGCGCGAGAAGCGCGCCGAACTGCCCGAGCTGACGCATGTGGTCGTCATCGACCCGGCCGGCGTCGAGACCGGCGACGACGTCCTGTCCCTGGCCGAGCTGGAGACGCGCGGCGCCGCGTACCTGGAGAAGAACCCCGAGCTGATCGAGGAGCGGGTCGGCGCGATCACCGCCGACCAGCTCGCCACCCTCATCTACACCTCCGGCACCACGGGCCGCCCCAAGGGGGTCCGCCTCCCGCACGACAACTGGGCGTACATGGCGAAGGCCATCGCCTCGACCGGACTCCTCGGTCCCGACGACGTTCAGTACCTCTGGCTGCCGCTCGCCCATGTCTTCGGCAAGGTGCTCACCTCCGGTCAGATCGAGGTCGGGCACGTCACCGCCGTCGACGGCCGGGTGGACAAGATCATCGAGAACCTGCCGGTGGTGCAGCCGACGTACATGGCGGCCGTCCCGCGCATCTTCGAGAAGGTCTACAACGGGGTCGCGGCCAAGGCGCGGGCCGGCGGCGGCGCCAAGTACAAGATCTTCCAGTGGGCCGCCGAGGTCTCCCGCGAGTACGCGAAGGCCGGTCAGGACAACTTCCGCCGCACCGGCATCGCCTCCGTGCCCTTCGCGCTCGCCGCCAAGCACAAGGTCGCGGACGCGCTCGTGTTCTCCAAGATCCGCGAGGCCTTCGGCGGCAGGCTGCGCGCCTGCGTCTCCGGCAGTGCGGCCCTGGCCCCCGAGATCGGCTACTTCTTCGCGGGCGCCGGCATCCACATCCTGGAGGGGTACGGCCTCACGGAGTCCTCCGCCGCCTCCTTCGTGAACCCCGGCGAGGCCTACCGCACCGGCACGGTCGGCAAGCCGCTGCCCGGCACCGAGGTGCGCATCGCGGACGACGGCGAGATCCTGCTGCGCGGCCCCGGCATCATGGAGGGCTACCACGGGCTGCCGGAGAAGACCGCCGAGGTCCTGGAGGCGGACGGCTGGTTCCACACCGGTGACATCGGCGAGCTGTCCCCCGACGGCTATCTCCGCATCACCGACCGCAAGAAGGACCTCATCAAGACGTCCGGCGGCAAGTACATCGCGCCCGCCGAGGTCGAGGGCCAGTTCAAGGCGGTCTGCCCGTACGTCTCCAACATCCTCGTGCACGGCGCCGACCGGAACTTCTGCACCGCCCTCATCGCGCTCGACGAGCCGTCGATCCTGGAGTGGGCGAAGGACAACGGGCTGGAGGGCAGGTCGTACGCGGATGTCGTGGCCGCCCCCGTCACGGTCGAGCTGATCGAGGGCTATGTGAAGGAGCTCAACAGCGGCCTCCAGCGCTGGCAGACGATCAAGAAGTTCCGTCTGCTGCCGCGCGACCTCGACGTCGAGCACGGGGAGATCACCCCGAGCCTGAAGCTGAAGCGGCCGGTCGTGGAGCGGGAGTACAAGGGGCTGATCGAGGAGATGTACGCCGGTACGCGCGAGGCGTGA
- a CDS encoding ComEC/Rec2 family competence protein produces the protein MAHPQEEGPADLRLVPPALAAWMTAALTLDAPAGWTTGVVVGCVAVACVLLAAGRRRTHGAGRRGEPRPRATPRVWPRMSAAAVLLCAAAAATSAGLHGADVRRGPVPALARQFAHVTVEAEVTSDARLTRPRIKGDHAAPTAVLLDAEIRRVTRADGSGRAVETRTPVLMIVDARTPRGPPEPADRRSPWLSLLPSTRVRVEGRLAPAQSDGDRVAAVLRVRGSGAPEVVGEPSGPQRFAGRLREGLRQATGGLEADARALLPGLVVGDTARITPELDDAFKATDLTHLLAVSGGNLTILLALFIGPPGLAQRAERRGLAPRLGIPLRTTALLGGAVTLGFVIVCRPDPSVLRAAACGTVTLLAVATGRRRSLIPALATAVLLLVLYDPWLARSYGFLLSVLATGALLTLAPRWSAALRRRRVPPRLAEALAAAGAAQALCAPVVAVLSARVSLVAVPCNLLAEFAVAPATVLGFATLATAPLTPAVAKAQAWCASWPTRWIADIARTGAALPGGAVDWPGSWAGAVLLALVTAAVVLVGRRFLKHPWAIGVCLVVFLLIVVRPAPLTRVITGWPPPGWRFVMCDVGQGDATVLAAGDGTAVVVDAGPDPGLVDHCLSALGVTRIPLVVLTHFHADHVAGLPGVLRGRSVGAIETTGFEEPPDQAEFVRREAAARHIEVTRAVAGERRRTGSLEWQVLWPGPSPPGPVPDGPNDASLALLVRSAGLRMLLLGDLEPPAQRALLRSPVAGGLAAVDVLKVAHHGSAYQDPELIRKAAPRIALISCGRDNPYGHPAPGTVAALRAGGAVVLRTDEDGALAVVGAGAELGVARD, from the coding sequence ATGGCGCATCCGCAGGAGGAAGGGCCTGCGGACCTGCGACTCGTGCCGCCCGCTCTGGCGGCCTGGATGACGGCGGCGCTGACGCTGGACGCCCCGGCCGGCTGGACCACGGGCGTGGTGGTGGGCTGCGTGGCCGTGGCCTGCGTCCTGCTGGCGGCGGGACGCAGGCGCACGCACGGTGCGGGCCGGCGGGGCGAACCGCGGCCACGGGCGACGCCGCGGGTGTGGCCGAGGATGTCCGCAGCCGCCGTGCTGCTCTGCGCCGCCGCAGCCGCCACCTCCGCGGGACTGCACGGGGCGGATGTGCGCCGTGGGCCGGTCCCGGCCCTGGCGCGGCAGTTCGCCCATGTGACCGTCGAGGCGGAGGTCACCTCCGACGCACGGCTCACCCGACCCCGGATCAAGGGGGACCACGCGGCTCCGACCGCCGTGCTGCTCGACGCCGAGATCCGGCGGGTGACGCGGGCGGACGGGAGCGGGCGAGCCGTGGAGACGCGTACGCCGGTACTGATGATCGTCGACGCGAGGACGCCCAGAGGCCCGCCCGAGCCGGCCGACCGGCGGTCGCCCTGGCTGTCGCTCCTGCCGTCCACCCGGGTGCGGGTGGAGGGGCGGCTGGCGCCCGCACAGTCGGACGGTGACCGGGTCGCGGCAGTGCTGCGTGTACGGGGGAGCGGGGCACCGGAGGTGGTGGGGGAGCCGTCCGGGCCGCAGCGGTTCGCCGGTCGGCTGCGCGAGGGGCTGCGGCAGGCGACCGGCGGACTGGAAGCGGACGCGCGGGCCCTCCTGCCGGGGCTGGTCGTGGGGGACACCGCACGGATCACACCGGAGCTGGACGACGCGTTCAAGGCGACGGATCTCACGCATCTGCTCGCGGTCAGCGGCGGCAACCTCACGATTCTGCTGGCCCTGTTCATCGGACCGCCCGGCCTTGCCCAGCGTGCCGAGCGACGCGGCCTCGCACCACGGCTGGGCATTCCGCTGCGGACGACCGCGCTGCTGGGCGGCGCGGTCACGCTCGGGTTCGTGATCGTCTGCCGCCCCGATCCGAGCGTGCTGCGGGCCGCGGCCTGCGGCACGGTCACTCTGCTCGCCGTCGCGACCGGACGCCGCCGATCACTGATCCCCGCGCTGGCCACGGCCGTACTGCTGCTGGTGCTGTACGACCCCTGGCTGGCCCGTAGCTACGGCTTCCTGCTCTCCGTCCTGGCGACCGGCGCCCTGCTCACGCTCGCCCCGCGCTGGAGTGCGGCGCTCCGCCGGCGCCGGGTGCCACCGCGGCTGGCCGAGGCGCTCGCGGCGGCCGGAGCCGCACAGGCGCTGTGCGCACCGGTCGTCGCCGTCCTGTCGGCACGGGTGAGCCTGGTGGCGGTGCCGTGCAATCTGCTCGCGGAGTTCGCCGTCGCGCCGGCCACCGTGCTGGGGTTCGCGACGCTGGCGACCGCACCGCTCACCCCGGCTGTCGCCAAGGCGCAGGCATGGTGCGCGAGTTGGCCCACCCGGTGGATCGCGGACATCGCCCGAACCGGAGCGGCCCTGCCCGGTGGGGCCGTGGACTGGCCGGGAAGCTGGGCGGGGGCGGTGCTGCTCGCCCTGGTCACGGCGGCCGTCGTGCTCGTCGGCCGACGGTTCCTGAAGCACCCGTGGGCGATCGGTGTGTGCCTCGTGGTGTTCCTGCTCATCGTGGTGCGGCCGGCACCCCTCACCAGGGTGATCACGGGATGGCCGCCGCCCGGCTGGCGGTTCGTGATGTGCGACGTGGGGCAGGGCGACGCGACGGTGCTGGCGGCAGGCGACGGCACCGCGGTGGTGGTGGACGCCGGGCCGGACCCGGGACTGGTCGACCACTGCCTCAGCGCGCTCGGGGTCACCCGGATTCCGCTCGTCGTACTCACGCACTTCCACGCCGATCATGTGGCGGGGCTGCCAGGGGTGTTGCGCGGTCGTTCCGTGGGGGCGATCGAGACGACCGGGTTCGAGGAGCCGCCGGACCAGGCCGAGTTCGTCCGACGGGAGGCGGCCGCGCGGCACATCGAGGTGACGCGGGCCGTGGCCGGAGAGCGACGGCGGACGGGAAGCCTCGAATGGCAGGTGCTGTGGCCGGGGCCGAGCCCGCCGGGCCCTGTGCCGGACGGTCCGAACGACGCCAGTCTCGCCCTGCTCGTGCGGTCGGCCGGACTGCGGATGCTGCTCCTTGGGGACCTCGAACCACCGGCCCAGCGGGCGCTGTTGAGGTCGCCCGTCGCCGGTGGATTGGCGGCCGTGGACGTGCTCAAGGTCGCCCATCACGGCTCGGCCTACCAGGATCCGGAGCTCATACGGAAGGCCGCTCCGCGCATCGCTCTGATCTCCTGCGGGAGGGACAACCCGTACGGGCATCCCGCTCCCGGCACGGTAGCGGCGCTGCGTGCGGGTGGTGCCGTGGTGCTGCGGACGGACGAGGACGGGGCACTGGCTGTCGTCGGTGCGGGCGCGGAGCTGGGCGTGGCGAGAGACTGA
- the lepA gene encoding translation elongation factor 4, whose translation MPATPNNVPEPSRTAPALIRNFCIIAHIDHGKSTLADRMLQLTGVVDQRQMRAQYLDRMDIERERGITIKSQAVRLPWAPSEDPGSTHILNMIDTPGHVDFTYEVSRSLAACEGTVLLVDAAQGIEAQTLANLYLAMENDLKIIPVLNKIDLPAAQPEKFSEELANLIGCDPDDVLKVSAKTGLGVEALLDKVVAEIPAPVGVQDAPARAMIFDSVYDSYRGVVTYVRVIDGQLNKRERIRMMSTGATHELLEIGTNSPEMLPADGLGVGEVGYLITGVKDVRQSKVGDTITTLHGGATEALGGYKDPKPMVFSGLYPLDGSDYPELRDALDKLQLNDAALVYEPETSAALGFGFRVGFLGLLHLDVIRERLEREFGLDLIATAPNVVYRVLMEDGSEHTVTNPSEFPEGKINDVYEPVVRATILAPSEFIGSIMELCQTRRGTLLGMDYLSEDRVEIRYTLPLAEIVFDFFDQLKSKTRGYASLDYEPTGEQTSSLVKVDILLHGDKVDAFSAITHKDQAYAYGVRLVAKLRELIPRQAFEVPIQAAIGSRVIARETIRAIRKDVLAKCYGGDISRKRKLLEKQKEGKKRMKMVGSVEVPQEAFIAVLSSDDSGGAAKGKK comes from the coding sequence GTGCCCGCGACCCCTAACAATGTGCCCGAGCCGAGCCGTACCGCCCCGGCTCTGATCCGCAATTTCTGCATCATCGCGCACATCGACCACGGCAAGTCCACGCTCGCCGACCGCATGCTCCAGCTGACCGGGGTGGTTGATCAGCGGCAGATGCGCGCTCAGTACCTCGACCGCATGGACATCGAGCGCGAGCGTGGGATCACGATCAAGTCCCAGGCGGTCCGGCTGCCCTGGGCGCCCTCCGAGGATCCGGGCAGTACGCACATCCTCAACATGATCGACACCCCCGGGCACGTCGACTTCACGTACGAGGTGTCCCGGTCCCTCGCGGCCTGCGAGGGCACGGTCCTGCTTGTCGACGCGGCCCAGGGCATCGAGGCGCAGACTCTCGCCAACCTCTACCTGGCGATGGAGAACGACCTCAAGATCATCCCCGTACTGAACAAGATCGACCTGCCGGCGGCCCAGCCGGAGAAGTTCTCCGAGGAGCTCGCCAACCTCATCGGGTGCGACCCCGACGACGTACTGAAGGTCTCCGCCAAGACCGGTCTGGGTGTCGAGGCCCTGCTGGACAAGGTCGTCGCCGAGATCCCGGCGCCGGTGGGTGTCCAGGACGCCCCGGCCCGCGCGATGATCTTCGACTCGGTCTACGACTCCTACCGGGGCGTCGTGACGTACGTGCGTGTCATCGACGGGCAGCTCAACAAGCGTGAGCGCATCCGGATGATGTCCACGGGCGCCACGCACGAGCTCCTGGAGATCGGGACCAACTCGCCGGAGATGCTGCCGGCCGACGGGCTCGGTGTCGGCGAGGTGGGCTACCTGATCACCGGCGTGAAGGACGTCCGCCAGTCCAAGGTCGGTGACACCATCACCACCCTGCACGGGGGTGCGACCGAGGCGCTCGGCGGATACAAGGACCCCAAGCCCATGGTCTTCTCCGGGCTGTATCCGCTCGACGGGTCCGACTACCCCGAACTGCGTGACGCCCTCGACAAGCTGCAGCTCAACGACGCCGCTCTGGTGTACGAGCCGGAGACCTCGGCGGCGCTCGGCTTCGGTTTCCGCGTCGGCTTCCTGGGCCTGCTGCACCTGGACGTGATCCGTGAGCGGCTGGAGCGCGAGTTCGGGCTCGACCTGATCGCCACCGCGCCCAACGTGGTGTACCGGGTGCTCATGGAGGACGGGAGCGAGCACACGGTCACCAACCCGAGCGAGTTCCCCGAGGGCAAGATCAACGACGTGTACGAGCCCGTCGTACGCGCCACGATCCTCGCCCCCTCCGAGTTCATCGGCTCGATCATGGAGCTGTGCCAGACGCGGCGCGGCACCCTGCTCGGCATGGACTACCTCTCCGAGGACCGCGTCGAGATCCGCTACACGCTGCCGCTCGCGGAGATCGTCTTCGACTTCTTCGACCAGTTGAAGTCGAAGACCCGTGGCTACGCCTCGCTCGACTACGAGCCCACCGGCGAGCAGACCTCCAGCCTGGTCAAGGTCGACATCCTGCTGCACGGCGACAAGGTGGACGCCTTCTCGGCGATCACGCACAAGGACCAGGCGTACGCGTACGGTGTCCGGCTCGTCGCCAAGCTGCGCGAGCTGATCCCGCGGCAGGCCTTCGAGGTGCCGATCCAGGCGGCCATCGGCTCCCGTGTGATCGCCCGCGAGACCATCCGCGCCATCCGCAAGGACGTCCTCGCCAAGTGCTACGGCGGTGACATCTCCCGTAAGCGGAAGCTGCTGGAGAAGCAGAAGGAGGGCAAGAAGCGGATGAAGATGGTGGGCTCTGTGGAAGTTCCGCAAGAAGCCTTCATCGCCGTGCTCTCCAGCGACGACAGCGGTGGCGCGGCGAAGGGCAAGAAGTAG
- a CDS encoding arylamine N-acetyltransferase: protein MNSAQADAYLRRIGAQHPAWPTSGVLRELHLRHLKTVPFENLSIHLGEEIVLEEKRLLDKVVGARRGGFCYELNGLFGALLGALGFDVTLLSARGYGEEGRLGIPYDHLALRVRTVDGGDWLADVGFGAHSHYPLAFGERSEQADPGGTFRVVEAGPDAAGVRGVGGRREAEDLDVIRDAGPQYRLEVRPRVLGDFVAGAWWHSTSPMSHFGRSTVCSRVTEDGGRITLSGRSLTVTAPDGTKEVTEPATDEEVLAIYRERFGIELDQVPEVRKS, encoded by the coding sequence ATGAATTCCGCACAGGCTGATGCCTACCTCCGCCGGATCGGGGCCCAGCACCCGGCGTGGCCCACCTCCGGGGTGTTGCGTGAGCTGCACCTCCGCCATCTCAAGACGGTGCCGTTCGAGAACCTGTCGATCCATCTGGGAGAGGAGATCGTGCTGGAGGAGAAACGCCTGCTGGACAAGGTGGTGGGCGCGCGCAGGGGTGGCTTCTGCTACGAACTGAACGGCCTGTTCGGGGCGTTGCTGGGGGCGTTGGGCTTCGATGTGACGCTTCTCTCGGCCCGGGGGTACGGCGAGGAGGGACGGCTGGGGATTCCCTACGACCACCTCGCGTTGCGGGTGCGGACGGTGGACGGGGGCGACTGGCTGGCCGACGTCGGCTTCGGGGCGCACAGTCACTATCCGCTGGCTTTCGGGGAGCGGAGCGAACAGGCGGACCCGGGCGGCACGTTCAGGGTCGTCGAGGCGGGGCCGGACGCGGCGGGGGTGCGGGGAGTCGGAGGACGGCGGGAGGCCGAGGACCTGGACGTCATCCGGGACGCCGGACCGCAGTACCGCCTGGAGGTCCGGCCGCGGGTGCTCGGGGACTTCGTGGCGGGTGCCTGGTGGCACAGCACCTCGCCGATGTCGCATTTCGGCCGGTCGACGGTGTGTTCGCGGGTCACGGAGGACGGTGGGCGGATCACGCTCAGCGGCCGGAGCCTGACGGTGACGGCGCCGGACGGGACGAAGGAGGTGACGGAGCCGGCCACGGACGAGGAGGTGCTGGCGATCTACCGGGAGCGCTTCGGGATCGAACTGGACCAGGTGCCGGAGGTGCGGAAGTCCTGA
- a CDS encoding ComEA family DNA-binding protein — protein sequence MALRSRSRTATPTSGPGRGPVSDGRTHHRRSHPRGRSRADVRRHDAPAEALRLRARALFPQSEREEGESGHGPPGLDRDVGAPRARTSAGLGDAKGWGEDRSSRSGVPSPDGPSGQEAPAPDMGGPAGTGVPARGAAAEWRHRAGLAVRERMPLWLQSRCGLERRSVAALGVLLVVAAVFAVQHFWAGRTQPVRAPEAVRAVAPFGGREGPEGGSGVTEPSSAEAGGPAGVANTAGPAGTVIVVDVSGKVRSPGLQRLPAGSRVEDALRAAGGVRPGANTEGLNRARLLVDGEQVVVGAPAPVAGAATGGGSLAGGAGGAGPRTAPSAPVSLSTATVDQLDTLPGVGPVLAQHIIEYRTEHGGFRTVDELREVNGIGDRRFADLQNLVRP from the coding sequence CCACACCGACCAGTGGACCGGGGCGCGGCCCCGTCTCCGACGGCCGCACCCACCATCGCCGATCCCACCCGCGCGGCCGCTCCCGGGCCGACGTTCGGCGCCACGACGCCCCGGCCGAGGCGCTCCGCCTGCGCGCACGGGCGCTCTTCCCCCAATCGGAGCGGGAGGAAGGGGAGTCGGGGCACGGACCGCCGGGGCTGGATCGGGACGTGGGAGCCCCGAGGGCGAGAACCTCGGCGGGGCTCGGGGACGCCAAGGGCTGGGGCGAGGACCGTTCCTCGCGGAGTGGCGTCCCCTCGCCCGACGGACCCTCAGGGCAAGAGGCTCCGGCACCGGACATGGGCGGTCCCGCGGGTACCGGCGTTCCCGCGCGCGGTGCGGCGGCCGAGTGGCGGCACCGGGCCGGGCTCGCCGTACGGGAGCGGATGCCGCTGTGGCTGCAGTCGAGGTGCGGCCTGGAGCGCCGGAGCGTGGCGGCGCTCGGTGTGCTGCTCGTCGTCGCCGCCGTCTTCGCCGTGCAGCACTTCTGGGCCGGCCGGACACAGCCGGTGCGGGCTCCCGAAGCGGTGCGGGCGGTCGCTCCCTTCGGCGGACGGGAGGGGCCGGAAGGCGGAAGCGGAGTCACGGAACCGTCGTCGGCGGAGGCGGGCGGCCCGGCCGGGGTGGCGAACACCGCGGGCCCGGCCGGAACGGTGATCGTGGTGGACGTCAGCGGCAAGGTGCGCAGTCCTGGGCTCCAGCGCCTGCCGGCCGGGTCGCGGGTCGAGGACGCGCTGCGGGCCGCGGGCGGAGTGCGGCCAGGGGCGAACACGGAGGGTCTCAACCGCGCACGCCTCCTGGTGGACGGCGAACAGGTCGTCGTCGGTGCTCCCGCACCCGTGGCGGGGGCGGCCACGGGCGGCGGCTCCCTCGCCGGTGGTGCGGGCGGAGCCGGCCCCCGGACGGCGCCATCGGCTCCGGTCTCCCTCAGCACGGCCACCGTTGACCAGCTCGACACCCTGCCCGGCGTCGGCCCGGTGCTCGCCCAGCACATCATCGAGTACCGCACCGAGCACGGGGGTTTCCGCACGGTCGACGAACTCCGCGAGGTCAATGGAATCGGGGACCGCCGGTTCGCCGATCTGCAGAATCTCGTGCGGCCGTGA
- the holA gene encoding DNA polymerase III subunit delta, which produces MAKKTAQDDPLAPLTLAVGQEDLLLDRAVQEVVAAARAADADTDVRDLNPDQLQPGTLAELTSPSLFSERKVVVVRNAQDLSADTIKDVKAYLGAPAEEITLVLLHAGGAKGKGLLDAARKVGAREVACPKMTKPADRLAFVRSEFRALGRSATPEACQALVDSIGSDLRELASAVSQLTADVEGTIDEAVVGRYYTGRAEASSFTVADRAVEGRAAEALEALRWSLSTGVAPVLITSALAQGVRAIGKLSSARGGRPADLARELGMPPWKIDRVRQQMRGWTPDGVAVALRAVADADAGVKGGGDDPEYALEKAVVAIARAARSRRG; this is translated from the coding sequence ATGGCCAAGAAGACCGCACAAGACGACCCTCTCGCCCCCCTCACACTCGCCGTGGGCCAGGAGGATCTCCTGCTCGACCGTGCCGTGCAGGAGGTGGTGGCCGCCGCCAGGGCCGCTGACGCCGACACGGACGTCCGGGACCTCAACCCGGACCAGTTGCAGCCCGGCACGCTCGCGGAGCTGACGAGTCCGTCGCTCTTCTCCGAGCGCAAGGTCGTGGTCGTACGCAACGCGCAGGATCTGTCGGCCGACACCATCAAGGACGTGAAGGCGTATCTCGGCGCGCCGGCCGAGGAGATCACCCTCGTGCTGCTGCACGCGGGCGGAGCCAAGGGCAAGGGGCTGCTCGACGCCGCGCGCAAGGTGGGGGCCCGGGAGGTGGCGTGCCCCAAGATGACGAAGCCGGCGGACCGGCTGGCGTTCGTGCGAAGCGAGTTCAGGGCGCTGGGGAGGTCCGCGACACCGGAGGCCTGTCAGGCGCTCGTCGACTCCATCGGGAGCGATCTGAGGGAGCTGGCGTCCGCGGTGTCCCAGCTGACCGCGGATGTCGAGGGGACGATCGACGAGGCCGTCGTGGGCCGGTACTACACCGGGCGGGCCGAGGCGTCGAGCTTCACCGTGGCCGATCGGGCCGTGGAGGGGCGGGCGGCGGAGGCGTTGGAGGCGCTGCGCTGGTCCCTGTCGACCGGGGTCGCGCCCGTCCTGATCACCAGCGCGCTGGCGCAGGGTGTGCGGGCGATCGGGAAGCTGTCCTCCGCGCGCGGGGGCCGGCCGGCCGATCTCGCCCGCGAGCTGGGGATGCCGCCGTGGAAGATCGACCGGGTGCGGCAGCAGATGCGGGGCTGGACGCCGGACGGGGTGGCCGTCGCGCTGCGGGCGGTCGCCGACGCGGATGCCGGGGTCAAGGGCGGTGGGGACGATCCCGAGTACGCGCTGGAGAAGGCGGTCGTGGCCATCGCCCGGGCGGCTCGGTCCCGACGGGGCTAA
- the rpsT gene encoding 30S ribosomal protein S20, whose protein sequence is MANIKSQIKRIKTNEKARLRNKAVKSSLKTAIRKAREAAAAGDVEKATEYTRAASRQLDKAVSKGVIHKNQAANKKSALASKVVALKG, encoded by the coding sequence GTGGCGAACATCAAGTCCCAGATCAAGCGGATCAAGACCAACGAGAAGGCCCGGCTGCGCAACAAGGCCGTCAAGTCCTCCCTGAAGACCGCGATCCGCAAGGCCCGCGAGGCTGCTGCCGCGGGTGACGTCGAGAAGGCCACCGAGTACACGCGCGCCGCGTCGCGCCAGCTCGACAAGGCCGTCTCGAAGGGCGTCATCCACAAGAACCAGGCCGCCAACAAGAAGTCGGCGCTTGCTTCGAAGGTCGTCGCCCTCAAGGGCTGA